TTGATACCGGGGATCATGAAGATGCAGCCGATATTCCCGGTCTTGAGGATATTCCCCAGACTGTCGAGACGCTTGTTGCCGGCCGCGTCCGGAATAAGGAGGGTGTTGTCGTCCACCACCTGCACAAAGCCGGGCTCCCCGCCACGAGGTGAACAATCCATCGCCTCGCGCTCGTCATAGGTGGCAATAACCAAAAAGGGCGCGTGTTTGATGAAATTGATACTGTGCTTCTCCAGCGCGCCGATCTGCTTCTGCACCGCCTTTTCTTTCGGGAACCCGTAGATCTCCCGCAACTGCTGCTCGGTTTCGATGTACATAGTTTCCTCAGAGGACAGAAGCCCGGGCGGGCCAGAGAAGCGCCTTACCCAATTTGGGCATATTATTACCCAAATTGGGTATTCTAGTTATTCGTCATGGCCAGTTAGATCCAGAACCGCCAGCCTAATCTCCTCAGCTATTCGCAAAAGACTCTCAACCGAGGCTTCGTCCACATCGACAATGCCCTCGTACTCAGCCAGATTTCGTTTGCGATGAGCCTGATCAATAACTCGCCACTTTGCAGGGGCTAATTCGAGCGTGTGCTGTAAACACTGGAACACGAGATAGCGATTATCGGACCGGTAGCCAAGTTGTCGTAGTGCGGCAAGCGACAACGCGTGGGCGGCGTTGTAAGCCAAATCAAACCGGCTCTCGATACTTAACGTTTCCAGCGCCGCATCTTTCAATCTTACGGTCCCTGAACGAATCAATCCGTCTACTTCAGCAGAATCCCTTGGTTCAGTGTGGAGTTTGTGAATTTTGACCAGGTTGTCCAATGCCTGTTTGTTCATCGATGATTCCCTTCAATAAAATGTACTGCCCACCCAATACTTTCCTTAGAAATGGGTTGTCCTCAGCCCGGCGCCTTTCAAATTCGTCGCACTTGTAGAGTGTCGGATTGATCGTGCGCATCAGGCTGGCCTCGACCGGCTCAAGAACGTTGAACACGTCTTCCAGGGTCAAGCTATCCGAGACTATCATCAGGTCGATATCGCTGTCCGCATGATCCGAGTTACGGGCTACAGAACCATAGATCAACGCCAACACCAGTTGATCCTCGATGGGATCCAATGCCCTCTCGACCTGCTGCACCGGACCGAGCGTTTTCGCGACGAGTGAAGCCAACTCCGGATAGACAGGCGCCTTTTGATTGGCGGTATATCTTTTCTGCCGCCGATCCATGGTTACGGCAACCAAACCACTGTCCACCAGACGGCTAATTTCCCGCTGCACTGCACCGGAGCCAGCACCCGCCTGCTCAATAAGCTCCGCTATGGAAAATGTCTCCTCAGGATGCAGGAAGAGTATGCGAAGCACTTTCTGGCGCGTGCCCGCAAATAGAGCGTCAGCCAAACTCGTGCGTTGGGAGAGTTGCGGTGCGTTCATACCAAGGCCATGATTGCTACCCAATTTGGGCAACTTTATACCCAAATTGGGTAAATCGCAAAATCGCCCGACAGCGAACTCACCACTCCTCTTCCTTATCCTTGGCCTCCTGTTCCTTCTTACGCTCACGAATGCGCTTCATCTTGTCTTCGGAGATGGGCATGTCGCGGGCGTTGTCGCGCAGGATCATGAGACCGCCGACCACCAGGACGATAGTGACGATGAGGAATATCCATCCAATGAGAGGCATAACAATGTTCCCTGTTGAGGATGCGTTCTTCCATGATGAACCAGGCCGGCTTTCCTGTCAGTCCTGAGCCAACATCAGTGTCAGACGTTCAGGCGTCGGCCAGCACTTCAGCCAGGTCCTGCGGGATCGGCATGGACGCAAAGGCACTGACGCTGGCACGTCCGGTATTGCCCGGCGGGACCCAAATGCGGGAGAACAGCAGGGCGGCAAAGGCCCGCGTCAGTTGGCCAAGCACTTCCCTGCTATCGTCGGTGCGGAAACCCAGCCAGAGCATACGCAGGTGGGTTGCCGCGTGGGCCAGGGCGAAACGCTGGCTGAGGATGTGGGCACGCTCCAAGTGAGAGAACGCCTGCGGAAAATCCGCCACCGCTTCAGCCTTCCGGGCCAGGGATAGCTCCCGCCGATAGGCCTGCTTCAGCGCCTTACGCATGTTTGCGCTCTCCCTGGAAGCCCGTGTCCTTGGAGCCCGAATCGCAGCAGCTGTCGTCGGGTTTGGCCGTATCGCCACAGCAACCGTCAGTTGCTGTCTTCTCTCCGTCATCACAACAGCCATCGTTAGACTTGGTTTCTGCCGGACCACAACAGGAGTCTGGCACTACATTGACGGCCGAGCCGGCAACCTCCGGCGACATTTGCGCGGCCTCAATCTCCGGATGGCGCCACTGCGCCCAGGCTTCGGTCAGCACCTGCCAGGCGGAGTGCAGGAACAATCCGGCGATTGCCAGGCCCACGATGACGTCCGGCCAGAGCGTACCGGTGACCGCCACGAGCACCGCGGCAACGATGACGCTGGAGTTAGCAACCAGATCATTGCGGGAGCACAACCACGTCGAGCGCATATTCAGGTCATCGCTACGATGGCTGTAGAGAAAGATGAAGCACACCGTATTGGCCGCCAGCGCAATCAGGCCGACCGCCCCCATCCAGTTGGCCTCGGGCACTACGCCCAGCAGGCTCTTGCGCACGGCATCGCCGATAACCACCAAGCCAAACAGCAACATGAACGCGCCCTTCGCCAAGGCGGCGCCGGCCCGGGCGCGGGCACTGCGATGGAGGGTATACAACGTCAGCGCATACACCGACGCATCGCCAAACATATCGAGCGAGTCGCCCAGCAATGCCGTCGAGTTCGCCATCCAGCCGCTGATGAACTCGAACAGGAACATCACGGCATTGATGCCAAGTACGATGTAAAGTACGCGCCCCTGCTTGGCGCGCAATTGAGCCAGTTCGCCAGCTTTGTTTTCGCAGCAGCTATCCAACGGCTGTTCCTCTCAATGGTCTATTTACGGACCATGATCAAGCTTGTAGCTACTACAGGGTCAAGCCATTTGTTGTGCGGAACGGGCGATCGGTTCCCAAGCGGGCACGTAAAACTTTTCGGGTCCGCAACCGTCAAATCCTTGTCCCCGACCTTCGGAACCAAAAGGAGGAAAGTCATGAAACCACTGGCTTCCTATCTGCGACAGAAGCTTAACCTCAAACCGACCCAGAGAATCGTTGAGCTCGAAAAACTCCGCAGCGACAATTGTGCAAGCTGCTTTCAGAAACAGATGTATGAAGTCAGGGAAGCGAACGATGCCGTGGCGGGAATCTACGATACGTGGTTACTGGCGGAAGGCACGGACGTCGTTTTTGGCTATTTCCAATACGCGCCCAATGGGGACCTGCTGGATCGCAGGACGTTCTA
The window above is part of the Marinobacter nanhaiticus D15-8W genome. Proteins encoded here:
- a CDS encoding MSMEG_1061 family FMN-dependent PPOX-type flavoprotein; protein product: MYIETEQQLREIYGFPKEKAVQKQIGALEKHSINFIKHAPFLVIATYDEREAMDCSPRGGEPGFVQVVDDNTLLIPDAAGNKRLDSLGNILKTGNIGCIFMIPGINETLRINGKARISVADDRLERFPEVDGPGYPAKACIEITVKEVFLHCSRAFLKSKLWDSESQVDRALFPSMLEMINDQLAERAEVSS
- a CDS encoding nucleotidyltransferase domain-containing protein; translated protein: MNAPQLSQRTSLADALFAGTRQKVLRILFLHPEETFSIAELIEQAGAGSGAVQREISRLVDSGLVAVTMDRRQKRYTANQKAPVYPELASLVAKTLGPVQQVERALDPIEDQLVLALIYGSVARNSDHADSDIDLMIVSDSLTLEDVFNVLEPVEASLMRTINPTLYKCDEFERRRAEDNPFLRKVLGGQYILLKGIIDEQTGIGQPGQNSQTPH
- a CDS encoding DUF2897 family protein, whose protein sequence is MPLIGWIFLIVTIVLVVGGLMILRDNARDMPISEDKMKRIRERKKEQEAKDKEEEW
- a CDS encoding DUF3703 domain-containing protein — protein: MRKALKQAYRRELSLARKAEAVADFPQAFSHLERAHILSQRFALAHAATHLRMLWLGFRTDDSREVLGQLTRAFAALLFSRIWVPPGNTGRASVSAFASMPIPQDLAEVLADA
- a CDS encoding cation transporter, giving the protein MDSCCENKAGELAQLRAKQGRVLYIVLGINAVMFLFEFISGWMANSTALLGDSLDMFGDASVYALTLYTLHRSARARAGAALAKGAFMLLFGLVVIGDAVRKSLLGVVPEANWMGAVGLIALAANTVCFIFLYSHRSDDLNMRSTWLCSRNDLVANSSVIVAAVLVAVTGTLWPDVIVGLAIAGLFLHSAWQVLTEAWAQWRHPEIEAAQMSPEVAGSAVNVVPDSCCGPAETKSNDGCCDDGEKTATDGCCGDTAKPDDSCCDSGSKDTGFQGERKHA